The Cyanobacteriota bacterium genome segment CTACCCCCAGTTAACCGCTACTCATATTGGTGCCGACTGACCAGTGCCAACAAGCTAAACTTAAAATTAACCATTCCCCTATACCCATGCCCCGCTGGTTCAACACCGCTGGCCCCTGCCGTGCCGACATTCACTACATGCTGCCCCCTACTGGCCGGTTGCCGCAACTGGAGCGCCTGATTGCGCAAGAAACCTATTTCGTCATCCACGCCCCCCGGCAGACCGGCAAA includes the following:
- a CDS encoding ATP-binding protein, translated to MPRWFNTAGPCRADIHYMLPPTGRLPQLERLIAQETYFVIHAPRQTGK